GCCACGGTGATCCTGTCCCGCACCCCCTTCTATGCCGAGGGTGGCGGCGAGGTGGGCGACACCGGTCGCCTGGAATGGGAAGGTGGCGCGGGCGTGGTGCGCGACACCCGCAAGACCCCGCAGGGCGTGTTCCTGCACGACGTGCTGGTGGAGGAGGGTGAACTGCGCGAGGGCACGACTGTGCGCGGCGTGGTGGCCGGGGAGCGCCAGGCCATCCAGCGCCACCACACTGCCACCCACCTGCTGCACGCGGCGCTGCGGGCCGTGCTGGGCAGCGGCGTGGCCCAGAAGGGCTCGCTGGTGGCCGCCGACCGCCTGCGCTTTGACTTCTCGCATGGCGCGGCGCTGAGTGCCGACGAACTGGCCGCTGTGGAAACCCTGGTAAGCCGCTGGATCAGCGCCAACTTCGCGGTGTCGTGGCAGGAAATGCCCATTGCTCAGGCCAGGGCCGCCGGGGCCACGGCGCTGTTCGGCGAGAAGTACGGCGAGACGGTGCGCGTGGTCAGCGTGGAAGGCGACGTGGCGTATGCCGGGCAGCCCGTCAGCAGCAAGGAGCTGTGCGGCGGGGCCCATGTGCGCCGCACCGGCGACATTGGCGCCTTTGTGCTGCTGAGCGACGAGAACGTGGCTGCTGGCGTGCGCCGCGTGGAGGCCCTGGCGGGCGAGGCCGCCACCGCCTGGGTGCGTGAACGCCTGAATGCCGCGGCGAAGGTGGCCGGGCTGCTGAACACCAGCCCCGAGGGCCTGGAAGGGCGCGTGACGGGCCTGCAGACCCAGCTGAAGGCCGCCGAGAAGGAAGTGGCGGCCGTGCGGCGCCAGCTGGCCGAGGCACAGATGGGCGGCGGGGGCGCCGCGGCCCAGACCCGTGAACGGGGCGGGTTCCAGGTGGCAGCCCTGAAGCTGGCGGGCATTGAGGGCAACGAGCTGCGCGCCGCCGCCGACAAGCTGCTGGACCAGAGCGGCGCCGATCTGGTGGTCGTGGCCGGCGAGAAGGGTCTGGTGGTCAAGGCCACCAAGGCGGCCGTGGGGCGCGGCGCCCATGCCGGGCAGCTGATTGGCAAGCTGGCGGCGGCGGGCGGGGGCAAGGGCGGGGGCCGCCCGGATATGGCCCAGGCCGGGATCACGGACGCCGACGCGGCGCTGGCAGCGCTGGACGGGGCGTTCTAGGCAGGGGCAACCCCTCATCCGAGCTCCGCAAACTTCCGTCACACATAACGGAATGTTTCCGACCGGAGGGACTCGCAGAGCTGCGCAGCAGAGCAGGAAAAGAGTACGGCTGTCCGGGAAGTGGAAAAACATCCAGTTCTTTTCTGGATGTTCCGGAAATGGACGGCAGTCCGGATCACCCCTCGCTGCGGGAGGCCTTCTCCCCCGGGAAGGAAAGCGGACGGAAGGTGGGCCATGAGGGAACATCCCCCATGGCCCACCGCTCATGGCCCATGGTCCCTACCGCAACTGCTCCAGAATCGTGGGGTCCTGAATCTTGCGGTCCTCGGCCAGCAGCAGCACCTTGCTGACCACCTCGGCCGTCTTGGGGTCCGGGTCGGCAAAGGGCAGGAACAGCCGGCCCTGGTGCCCGTTGTGCACCGGCACGATGCACAGGAAGCCCCCCGGCTGGCGGTGGACCGTGCCGCTGCCCAGGTGCACGGTGTAGCGGGCATGGTGGCCCTCAATCAGCGCGTGGTCGCTCTCCAGGCGCACGTTGCCCAGCTTCAGCAGGCGCAGCGTCTCGCGCAGCAGCGCGGCGCGCATCTCGGTGGTGCTCTGGCTGGCCTCGGGGTCCACGCCGCCCACGTGAGCCACGCTCACCACGAGGTCCAGGTCGCGCATGGTCTCGCTGAAGACGCGCGGCGGCACCTCGGCCAGGAGCAGCGGCTCACTTGAGCCCGGCCGCAGGAAATAGGCGGCGTGCAGCGGGGCTCCCTCCACCTCGTTCGGGGTGCCGTAGCCCACGCTGGTGTCCACCCACACGCTCAGGCCCTCCGCGTGCCAGGTTTTGCGCACCCCTTCTTCGGGAATGGCCACCCAGCCGCGCGCCTTGAAGAGGGCCGCCGCCTTACCGGGCTGCACGTGGTGCCCGTCGTAGCGGGCGGTGCGGCGGGCGCCCTGTTCGGCGCTGGTCAGGGGGTAATACTCGCGGAACGCCTGCTTGAAGGGCTGCGCCACGCCGCGCGTCATGATGTCCTGCTGAAAGTTCGGCCACTGCCCGCCCACAAAGAGGTCGTGCGGGTGGGCCAGCCGCAGCGCGTGGTCGCTGAGCGGCGCTGCGCCGGCGGGCGTCTGGAGCGCTTCTTCGCTCCACCAGCCCACCACGTCCTCGTTCAGCACCCACAGCAGCGAGCGCAGCATGGGCGCGATCACCGGATGCCGGGCCAGGTCACGCAGTTCCTGCGGCGTGAAGAGGTCCCCGCGCACCATCGCCTCTTCCAGTGCCCCGCGCATGCGGCTCTGGGCCGCGCCCAGTTCCTTCACGGCCTCTCGGATGGCCACCACGCCCGGGTGCTTTTTCAGCGCAGCCGGCAGGGCCTTGAGGAGCTTGTCGCCGCGCGCCACCGTCAGGCGGGCGTTCCCCGCCTCGCTCAGGGCAATGCCCACGCTCACGCCAGCCTCGGTGACGGTCTGGGCCCAGTCGGGGGCCATGCGGGCTTCCATGGCCCACATCAGGCGCTGGGGGTCGGCGTAACCGGCGGTGCGGGCCAGGTTCTGCAGGCCGATATCGGCGGCGAGGCGCTCGCTGGCCTGCTTCTGGGCCCCCCACTGCCGGGCCTCGCGGCGAAAGTCGCTCAGCAGGCGGTAGCGCGTTTCCAGTTCACGGGCCCCCTTGGCTGCGCCCCGGCTCAGCGGCAGCAGGCCCAGGGCCCGCACCGCGTCCTGATGGCGCTTGTCGCGGATGCGGGCGGTCAGCTCGGCTTCCGTCACCTCGCCGCGCAGGGCCTGGGCGTACAGTTCGGCGCGTTTGTGGCCGCCGCTGCTGGAGGCGTACTTGGCCGCGCCCAGCAGGGCCTGAAAGCGCGCCTTGCCCAGCAGGCGGTGCAGGCGGTGAAACCACGCCACGTCCACCGCGCCCGCCATCAGGTCCCCGGGCGACAGGGCGGTGCGCTCGCTGATCTGCACCTCCCAGTCCTCGCGAATCTCCTGGGGCACCGTCCAGTTCGTGTCGCGGGTGTGGGCGTGCAGCCAGTACACCCCGTCCTGCAGGCCGCGCCAGCCCAGCGCGCCGGCCACCAGCGGGGCCCACTGCGGAGCAAACATCGCCAGGTCCAGCAGCCGGGCCTCGCCCACGCCGGCCTCCTGGGCCAAGCGGGCAAAGGCGGCGGGCGTGTCGCCGGGCGCAGGAAAGGCCACGCGAATGAGGTGGCTGAAGGTCACGTCGCGGCTCTCGTTACGGCCCTGGTACCCGCGCTTGAGGGGGTTTTTGCCCAGTGCGGCCAGCAGGCGCAGGGTCAGGGCCGCGCCCGTGACCGACTGCAGCGAGAGGGCCGCCGACGTGGCCGGTGTTTCCAGATCGCCGCGCACCGATTCGATCTCCAGCACGCGGGCCCGCACGGTCTCCACGGCCTGCATCCAGTCCGGGTGGGTGGGTGTGTCCTCGCGCAGGCGGCGCTGGGTGAAGGTGCGCAGGTCGTCGAAGTCGTTGCCGTAGTAGTAGCCGCTGCGCTCCGGGCGCGGCCCGATCAGCTGGTCCAGCAGGTCGGCCTGCGCCGCCCAGCCCTGTTCATAGGCGCGCAGCAGCAGCGCCGTGTCCGGGCGGCGCCGGGGCAGGTGGGGAAAGGCCGCGCCTTCATGCAGGGTCAGCTGCCAGAAGCGCCGCGCCTGCGCTGGAGTCATGGCCAGGCGACCCTGGGGCCGCAGCGGCCACAGCAGGTCGCGCGGGTCTTCCGTGCGCCACACGTACTGCGGGTCCACGATGGTCCGGGCGTCCTGGGGCAGCCGGCTCAGGGCGGTGGCCCAGGCGTCCAGGGCCAGATCCAGGTCGGTGGGGGTGCTGAAGGTGGCCTGCAGGTGCCCGGCCACCGCCTGCACCCGCTCCATGTGCGCCAGCCGCAGGGGCACCAGCGGTCCCAGCGTCCAGTGCAGGGTGGCGCGGCGCAGGGCCTGCTTGGTTTCGGCGGCGCTGCGGGCCTGGGCGCGTTCCGTTTCGGCCTCAGCCACTTCCTCCCCGGTCAAGTCCGTCAGCGCTTCGAAGTCGGCGTCTGTTTCTCCCTCGTCACCCTCGCCCAGCAGCTCGGCCAGTTCGGCTTCCAGGTCGCCCAGGCTGCTGTCCTGGCGGGCCACGAAGTGCGACAGGGCCCAGGCCATGCGCGTCAGGTCGCCGTCCTGCGCGCCGGGGCGGGCGGCCCACCAGCCCGCCCACAGGTCGGCCAGGGGCATGGCCTGCTCGCCCCGGGCGCGCAGCCTATGCCCCGAGACGTTGCCCAGCAGCGCGGTCTGCTCGCCGTCCCAGCCCACCCCGGTCAGCGGGGTTTCGCGGTGCGCCTCAATCAGGGCGTCCAGGGCGCGCAGCAGGTCGGCGCCGCGCGCCACGTCCGGGGCAAAGTCGCGCTGGACAGGCACCGGCGGCTCGGCGCGGGTCAGGGCGGCCGGATCGAACAGCCCCAGGCCGTCGCGCAGGCTGAGCTGGCTTTCCGGCTCGGTCAGCACGGCCAGCAGCGTCTGTTCGGTCACGTTCTTCGGTTTGAAGTCGGCGGGCGGCGGCGCACCCACCTCGCGCAGCAGCTGTAACCCGGCCTGGCGCTGCTCGGTGCTGCTCTGGGCCAGCAGGCGCAGCGCACTCTGGGCACCCGGCGCCCGGTCGGTGGCCAGCAAGCGAATCAGGCCCCGGCGCAGGTCGGCGCCCCGGCGCCGGAGCAGTCCTTCGAGAATCGGCACCTCCTCGGGCGCCGGGCTCAGGTGGGCCATGACCTCCACGGCCGCCTGCGCCACCCCGCCCACGCGGTCTTGCAACAGGGTCAGCAGCAGCGCGCGGGTGGGGGCGTCCAGCGGCTGGGGCGGCGTGGCCGGGGCGTCAGACTGGGGCGTGTGGCGGCGGCGCAGGTGCCACAGGGCCGCGCTCCTGCCGCTGCTGCTCATGGCGCTCAGGTACGGCGCCAGGATGGCCAGGGGGGCGACGCCCACCAGTCCGGGCAGGCTGTCCATGGCCTCGCTGCGGGCCGGCACGTGGCCCAGCCAGGGAAACAGCAGCGGCTCGTGGCGGGCCTGGGCAGGCAGGCGCCCGGCGTAGGCCACAAAGGGCTCGAAGGCAGGGGTTCCCTCGGGCAGGTCCTGGGCGTAGGCGTGGGGGCGCCCGCCCGCCAGGGCCGATAAGCGCAGATCGGGGTCGGCCAGCAGGAGCCGCAGATCCGCCGCCCCCATCTCGCCCGCCGCTTCCAGCAGCTGCGCCGCGGCCATGCGGCGCTCCGGGTCCGGGTCACTCAGCAGGGGGCGGGCCAGGGCGGCGGCCCCCTGGGCATCGGCCATCGCCAGGGTGTACAGGGCAAGGTACGCCGCCACGCCGCTCCCCCCGGTCACGGCCGCGCGGGCCAGGGCGGGGTCATCCAGAAAGTCCAGGGCCGCGCTCAGGTGCCCCCGCACCGCCTTCAGGTCCGTCACGTCGTAGTTCAGGCCAAACCAGACGCAGGCGGCGCGCAGGGTGGCGGCAAAGCGCAGCAGGTCTTCGTTGAGAATCAGGCGCAGCATCCGCGTAAAGGCGCCCAGGCTGGCTTCATCCACCGTTTCCAGAATCACCTGCCGCAGCCCTTCCTGGCGCTGGGCGCCCAGCAGTAGCCCCTCGGTCAGGGTCCAGGCGTCCTCGCGGGTGCTGGACAGCAGGGCCAGCGGCACATGGCGCCCCATGCGGGCCACAGGGTGCTGCGCGCCCGCCGTCTGGCGCAGCAGCTCGAACACCGCCTCATCCCCGTCACTGACCGCCTGACCCAGCAGCAGGCCCAGGGTCTGCGACTGCCAGGGATTGAGCAGCCCCGCATGGACAGTCAGCCACTCCAGGTCCTGCCCGTACTCGCGCGTGAGGTGCCACGTCTGCCACAGCCAGCTCTGGGCGTGCTCGGCCGTGCGGCGGTCGCCCGGGGCCCGGAAGGCGCGCCGGGCATAGCCCTGCGGGTAGGGGTGCCGGGTCAGCAGCGCGCCCAGCGTGCGGGCAGCCACCTCGGGAAAGCGGGGAAAGAACACGGCGCACAGGGCCAGCCGCTCGGCCGGGCCACTGGTGTGCAGGTACTCGGTCAGGGCCGCTTCGCGCTGCTGGCGCTCCTCGCGGCTGCCCTGCCCCGCCACGTCGGCCCGCAGGCCGTCGGCCAGTGTCCCGGGCAGGGCAGACAGCCGGGCCAGAAAGTCAGCCTTCCAGGGCTGCTGAAAGCCGCGCAGATACTCCTGAACGTCCACCTCAGCCCCCGGCCAGCGCAGTCAGGCGCACCAGCAGCAGCGTGCTGTCGGGCCTCAAGGTCAGCGGTGCGTCCAGGGCCTCAATCTGCTCATCGTCGACAAAGACGTAGTACAGGCCGTCGCGGAAGGCGGTCAGGGCCGTGCGGACCGCGTCCTCGGGGGCCACGGTCCCGCCGGGGGCCTGGGGTCCCACGGCCACGCGCCCGGTCAGGGTGGCCTCGGACAGCTCGCGCTCGGTCAGCACGCGCAGCATGTTCACCCCGGCCTGGCGCTCGTGGTAGGCCGCCACTTCCCCGCGCACGAGATGCGCCAGCAGGCTTTCCAGGGTCTGGGGCCCGGCGGGGACGTCCAGCGGGCGGCGTTCAAAGGGGGTGCGGCGGCCAACTACCTTGGTTTCAACAATCATGGGAACCTCGCTGGAATGGTGCTGCTGTTCACGTTCCAGCTTAGCGACTCAAACTGAATATGTAAATAGCGTAACCATGTTGTCGGTTCTGTGGTGGGAAAAGTCAGGGTCTCCGTCCTTACTGGGGTCTGCGCGCGTCCAGTAACAGGCTGGTGAATCCCAGGGGCCCCTGGCCCCGGCGCCACGCCTCGTTGCGGTGGTCCAGCCGGGCGGTGCGGTACACCGGACCGCCGGCGGGCGCCCAGGGCTGCTGGTGAAAGGTGCCGGCCGCGTCCCACCACTCCAGGGGCTGCACCTCGAACCCGGCCTGCGTGAAGAGGGGCGCAAAAGTGTCCAGGGTGTACAGCACCCGGTGGTCGTGGGCGGGGCCTGGGCCCCCCACTGCCACCAGCGCGCGGTAGGCCGGGTCTGGATGGTGGCCGTCGGGTACTGCCACGCGCAGGACACCACCGGGCTTCAGGTGGGCAAACACAAGGCGCGCGGCCTGGGCCCCCTGATCGGGCCACAGGTGCTCCCAGACGTGTTCACACAGAAAAGCGTCAGCCGGGCCAGCATGGAAAAAACGCTCAAAGCTGGCCGGGTTCAGCAGGTTCAGCGTTTCACGTTCGGTGGGCACCCAGCCGGGCCAGCGCTGCTCACCCGCGCCCAGGATCACCCTCACAGGCCCAGCTCGGCCCGGGCAGTGCGGGTCAGGCCCGCCACGACCAGGGCGTGGCTGCCGCTCAGCAGCTCCAGCACCAGTTCACCCGGCACGCGGCTGTCCAGGGTCACGGTGATCCAGTGCCGTTTGTTCAGGTGGTATCCAGGCACAATGGCCGGCCACTCGGCGCGCAGGGCCTCGCCGTGGTCGGGCCGCACCTTCAGCGAGAGGGACAGGGGCTCGGCCTGAAGATCGGTCAGGGCGTACATCTTGCCGCCCACCTTGAACACCAGCGTTGTGGCGTCAAAGGGAAAGGTTTCCTGGGAACCCGTCAGGGCGGCGCACGCGGCGCGCAGCTCGGCCATGGACTTCATGGGCTCAGCTTAGGCGGACCAGACCCTGTGTTCGCTCCCCGCCCCCGCTCGGTTGACCGGGGGCTTGGCAGCGAACGACTTATACGAATTCCGAAAAATTCCGTAACGTGTTACGGAATTTTTCCGACCAGAGGGACTCGAAGAGCTGCGCAGCAGAGAAGGAAAAATACGGAGTTCCGGGAATGGACGGCAGTCCGTATTAAAAGGCGACCCGAAGCCGAGGCATTGCCTGGGTGCCCGGATGGCCGGGCAGGGCCCCCACATTGACGGCCCGCCCCGTTCATCCGGGCGGGCCGCTGCCTGCGGCGAAGACGGTTGAGGGCCGGCGTTAAGCCTTGTGGTCCCCGGGCGCGGCGCTGTCATCCCCGAAGCTCCAGATGTCCAGCTCGTCCAGGGCGCTGCCCAGGCCCTGCAACTGCTGCAGGTCCTCGGCCTTCACCGGCTGGGTGCGCACGTCGTCCACCTGCCCAATGGCGCGGGCCATCACGTCTTCGGGCACGGCGGCCATCAGGCGCCTGAGTTCCTCGGGGGTCACGTCCAGCAGGGCGTCTGACAGGATTTCATCGGGCACGTCAGCCTGCACGGCAGCGCGGGCGGTGGCCACCGCCTCGGCGCTGACCTCGGGGCGCACGGCGTCCGGGTCATCCAGGGCGGCGGTGCCGGGCGGGGCCAGAAAGGCGGGTGCCGCCGCCAGAGGCGCGGCCACGGCCGGGCGGACCGGCGCAGCGGGCGGCGCAACCGGCACAGGCCTCACGGGCGAAGGCGCAGCAGGAAGGGGCGCAGACCCAGTCTGAACTGGGGCGGGCGGCACCGGGACTGCCTGCACCGGCGCAGCGGGCCTCTCGGTCTGGGGGCCCAGGGCATGGGAGGTGGGGGCCGAGGTGGGCACCACCCGCACGCCCGAGGGCCGGCCCTCGGGGGTTGCCGGGGGGGCGGCGGGGGGGCGGGGGCGGCGCCGGGCCACGGCCCAGACCAGGGCGAGGGCAGCCAGCACGGCCAGGGCGACAAGAACTCCCATCATGGGGCCCAGCGTAGACCGGGCCCTATGACACTTTTCTGAACCGCCTTTCAGAACGTGTGGCTGCCCGCCAGCGCGTCCTGTGCCCAGGGCAGACGGCCCGGTGAGCCACGCTGTTCCCACTGACCCCAGCGCCTCAACCCCACGGCGGGTCACCGCGATTCCAGGCGGCCAAAGCGAGCAGGAGAACGACAGCACTTCACGCGGGGCGTCACCCGGTAACGTTCCAGCCGCTGGGCGTGATTGGTGGACTCTGTGGAGAACTCCCGCAGCGCGGCCCATAGAGTGTGGGCATGAGCACCATTGTTGTCTTTACGCTCTCGGCGCTGGGCCACGTGCATCCCACGTTACCTATCGTCACCGAACTTGTTCAGCGTGGCCATCAGGTGGTGTATTACTGCGGCGAGGAGGTGCGGCAGAAGATTGAAGCTACTGGCGCCACCTTCCGGCCCATCGCCTGGGATTTCCGGTCCGTGGAGCGGGCGCAGCAGCCCCGCCTGAGCGCCTATGCCCTGGCCCAGGCCCACTGCGCCGCCGCCCTGGTGCCCGGACTGCTGCGCGAGGTAGAAGCCCTGGCGCCCGCCTGCGTGCTGGTGGATTTCATGTGCCTCTGGGGGCGCATGGTGGCCCGCACGCTGAAGGTGCCCCTGGTGAATATCAGCAGCGGGTTTGCCCTGGGGCCGGGGGTCCTGCCGCCCCGCCCGGTGCTGATGGCCCTGGACGTGGGCCCAGCGCCGCTGACCGGCGGCCGGGAGGTCCTGGAACTGCGCCGCCTCACGTCAGCGTTGGCCCGTACATACGCCGCGCCACCCCTGCACACCCAGTTTGATCTGCTGTCCATGGACGGTGACGACGTTCTGGTCTGCACCGCGCAGGCGTTTCAACCTCGCGCGGAGCGTTTTCCCGAACGCTTTCACTTTATTGGGCCGTCTGTGGCGCCCCGCAAGGAGCAACAGGCGCCGCTGGTGGCCCTGGACGACCGACCGCTGGTCTACGTGTCGCTGGGCACCGTGTTCAACCGCCAGCCCGACTTCTTTCGCCAGTGTGCAGCGGCCTTTGCAGACGGAACCTATCAGGTCATCCTGTCGGTGGGCGAGAGCACCGACCCGGCGGCGCTGGGCCCGCTGCCCGCGCACATTCAGGCCCGGGCCTACGTGCCGCAGCTGGAGGTGCTGGCACGCGCAAGCGTTTTTGTCAGCCACGCGGGCATGAACAGTGTGTCTGAAGCCATCTCCCAGGAGGTGCCGCTGGTGGCGGTGCCGCAGGCGGCCGACCAGTTCACCATTGCCCAGCGGGTGGCGCAGCTGGGCATAGGCCGCAACCTGCTGCCATTTCAGCGCAGCGCGCGGCAGCTGCGGGCCGCTGTGGACGCCCTCGCCGGGGACGCGGCGGTGCGGGGCCGCTGCCGTGACCTGCGCGGGGCCTTTGAGCGGACTGGGGGCCCAGTCCGCGCGGCGCAGATCATTGAGGCCCGCATAGCCTGAAGGGGGCAGGGCGAGGCGCACGGCTGGCGGCCAGAGGCCCCGCCCTTACCTGTCTTCCCTGGTCCAGCGCCCCGGGTCGCGCCCAGCCAACAGGTCCAGCTCCCAGGCCAGGGCGTCGTACAGATCGCCGGGCGGGCCGGGCCACAGGGCCGCGCCGTCAAAGGCGTCCTCTACCGTCCCGAACCGTTCCTCTCGCCCACCGAAAGAAAGGCGCACCTGCCCGCCTGTCAGCACGTCCAGCCGCAGTTCACTGCCCACTGCGGGGATTCGCACCAATGATCGCCACACCAGAGGAGCCAGCGTACACGGCAGAAGCGGCCAGCCCGGACAGGACTGACCGCCTTCAAACAGCGACCCCTACGCTTCGCTGTAGGTCTTCTCGATGGGCATGCCCACGGCGTTGCCCCATTCGGTCCAGCTGCCGTCGTAGTTGCGCACCCTGGGGTAGCCCAGCAGCTCGCGCAGCACAAACCAGCTGTGGCTGCTGCGCTCGGCAATGCGGCAGTAGGCGATGACGTCCTTGTCGGGGGTCACGCCTTCACCCGCGTACAGGGCCTTCAGTTCCTCGGCGCTCTTGAAGGTGCCGTCCTCGTTGGTGGCGCGGGCCCAGGGAATGGAGCGGGCACCGGGAATGTGGCCGCCGCGCAGCACGCCCTCCTGGGGGTAGGCGGGCATGTGGGTCACCTTGCCGCTGAACTCGTCGGGGCTGCGCACGTCCACCAGGGCGCCGCTGCCGCTCCTGACGCTCTCCAGGTGGGCCTTGACCTCGTCGCGGAAGGCGCGCAGCGACTCGTCGCGGGTGAGCTGCGGGTACTGGGTGGCCTGCACCTGCGGCGCGTCGGTGGTGGTTTCGCGGCCCTCGGCAATCCACTTCTGGCGCCCGCCATTCATCAGCTTCAGGTTCTTCACGCCGCTGTAGGACAGGAACCAGTAGGCGTAGGCGGCCCACCAGTTGCTCTTGTCGCCGTACAGGATGATCTGATCGTCGGGCCCGATGCCCAGGCGCGAGAGCAGCGCGCTGACCTCCTCAGGGGTAATAAAGTCGCGCTCCACGGGGTGCCACAGGTCCGTCTGCCAGTCCAGCTTCACGGCGCCGGGGATGTGGCCGGTGTCGTACAGCAGAATGTCCTCGTCGACTTCAATGAGGCGGATGCCGGGGGTGTTCAGGTTCTGGGCGACCCAGTCGGTGCTGACCAGTACGTCTTTTGCGTAGTCCATGTGTGTGCCTCCTGTGGGTGACGCTCGGGGAAATGCCCGCTGTGCCCCCGGATTGTAACCCTGAGCGGCAGTTATTGACAAAAGTGGTCAACTGGACAGCCCACCCCATTCCCCCGCCAGGGCGGGCGCTACAGTGGCGGACATGAGCGAAAGCGCGCCCCTGCCCGAGAAGCTGCAGAGCATTGTGAGTCTGTTTCGCAGCGCCCCCAAACCGCTGCGCCTGCAGGCGCTGCTGGAATACAGCAAGAAGCTGCCCGGCCTGCCGGAGAAATACCTGGAACACCCCGAATTCCTGAAGCCGGTGCCCGAATGCACCAGCCCCTTTTTCCTGGTGACCGAGCAGGACGAGGCCGGCGGCATGCACCTGTACTTCAAGGTGCCGGAAGAAGCCCCCACCGTGCGCGGCTACGCGGGCATTCTGCATGAGGCCCTGGACGGCGCGCGGCCCGAGGAGATCCTGACGATCCCGGACCAGTTCTACATGGATATGGGCCTGACCGAGCTGATCACGCCCATGCGGCTGCGGGGAATGGGAGCAATCCTGATGCGGCTGAAAAATGAGGTGCGGGAGCACGCCCAGAGCTAGAGATCCCGTTGCACACAGCAGAGGCCACCGCCAGACTGGGGTGGCCTCTGCGGCCTTTTAGACCGCCGGGCTTTATTCCTCGCCGCTGGGGGGCACCGGGCGGGCCGGGGGGCCACCGCGGTAGGCCTGGGCCAGGGCGGCCAGGGCCTGCCCCCGGTGACTGACCGCGCGCTTTTCGGCCACTGTCATCTCGGCCAGGGTGCGTGTATGGCCGTCGGGGACAAACAGGGGGTCATAGCCGAAGCCGTTCTCGCCGCGCGGGCCTTCCAGCAGCGTGCCCTGCAGCTCGCCCCGGTAGGTTTCCACATGCCCGTCCGGGTGGGCCAGAATCACCACCGACACGAACCTGGCGCGGCGGTTGGTCTGCCCGCGCAGCTTGTCCAGCAGATACACATTGCGCTCCACATCGCTGTTCCAGTTGCCATAGCGCGCCGAATACACGCCGGGCTCGCCGCCCAGGGCCTCCACTTCCAGGCCACTGTCGTCGGCCAGGGCGGGCATGGCGGTCATGTGGGCCACGAAACAGGCTTTCAGGGCCGCGTTGTCCTCGTAGGTGCGCCCGGTTTCCTCGGGCAGCGGCAGGCCACTGCTGGTGGTCAGGGTCCAGTTCAGGCCGGACAGCGCTTCCTGAATTTCGCGCACCTTGCCGGCATTGCCGGTGGCCAGCATGACCTTCATTCCTGCGTCGTTCATCACGCCCCCGAGTCTAGGCGATGCCTGGAACGCGGTGTGAAGAACTCCACGTGCGCGGCCGGGGGGTCCTGGTGGGGGCACCGCTGTCCGGCTGGCGTTCAGGAGGCGGTCAGTGGGCCGCCGCCAGTTCACGCACCAGGTCGTCCTGCAGGGCGCGCAGGGTCAGGATGGGCGTACTGTCGGGGCCGTTCATCAGGATGGCAAAG
This genomic window from Deinococcus arcticus contains:
- the rdgB gene encoding RdgB/HAM1 family non-canonical purine NTP pyrophosphatase, translated to MKVMLATGNAGKVREIQEALSGLNWTLTTSSGLPLPEETGRTYEDNAALKACFVAHMTAMPALADDSGLEVEALGGEPGVYSARYGNWNSDVERNVYLLDKLRGQTNRRARFVSVVILAHPDGHVETYRGELQGTLLEGPRGENGFGYDPLFVPDGHTRTLAEMTVAEKRAVSHRGQALAALAQAYRGGPPARPVPPSGEE